Part of the Streptomyces sp. NBC_01264 genome, CGCCCATCAGGGCCTGCTGGTTGTACCCGTTGGCGGTCCACTCGGCACCCGAGATGTGCAGCGCCGCACCGTTCACGATCACGTAGCGGGACGGGTCGTTGCCGGTCTGGTCCATCACCACGCGGCCGGTCGACACGGTCCGCTGCGCCGCGGCCTGCAGCCAGGCGGTCGGGAGGCCGTAGTCGGCGCGGAGGTTGTAGCCGTCCTCGGTCCAGTCCGACGCGGAGATCGGCAGCGCGGCACCGTCGATGATGACGTACCGGTTGGCGCCGCCGGCCTGGTCGTGGACCACGGTGCCGGCGGGCGGGGCGCTCGGCAGCCCGTTGAAGGCGTTGGGGTCGATGGTCACGACCTTGCCCAGGTCGTAGTGGTCCAGGGCGACGTCCGAGCCGGCCACCGGGACACCGGCCCCGGCGATCATCACCCGTACGTCCGGGCCGTTCGGCGACTTCACCAGGGTGCCGTTGGCCAGGGAGGAGGGAGCGGGGTAGGTCGGGGCGTTGGGGTACGGGTCCGCGTGGTCGGCACCGAGGTTGTAGCGGGGGCCGCAGTTGGGCCAGGCGCCCTGGCCCTGCCCGGCCAGGATCTTCTCGCCGATCAGGATCTGCTGCTGCTTGGTGGCGTGGTCCGCCCGGTCGGCGTACTGCGTTCCGCCGTAGGCGCGCCAGGTCGGCATCGATATCTGGAGACCGCCGAAGTAGCTGCCGGAGGGGTCGATGATCTTCCAGTTCCCGCTGGCCTCGCACTGCGCGACCTTGTCCCAGGTGGCGACGGAGGCGGCGGAGGCGGGGGTGCTCGCGAGGAGCGGGGCGGCGAGGGCCAGCAGGGCGGTGGCGGCGGTGGCGAGTGCGGAGTTCTTGCGGGCGGCGGCGGAGCGCATCGGGATTCCCTCGGGGCAGCGGGTCTGGGTGTCGGCGGCGGAGCGGCCGGGCCCGAGCCGCCCGGCTTGTTCGGGCCGGGCGGCTCAGGGGCGGTGCTCAGGGGTGGCGCTCAGTCGTGGCGCTCACCGGTGGATCTCAGCTGCGGCGCTCAGTCGTGGCGCCGGACCGGGATCAGGCGGTCGGGAACTTGGCGATGAAGGCGCTGCCGACACCGACGACGTCGTCGAAGCTGC contains:
- a CDS encoding transglycosylase family protein encodes the protein MRSAAARKNSALATAATALLALAAPLLASTPASAASVATWDKVAQCEASGNWKIIDPSGSYFGGLQISMPTWRAYGGTQYADRADHATKQQQILIGEKILAGQGQGAWPNCGPRYNLGADHADPYPNAPTYPAPSSLANGTLVKSPNGPDVRVMIAGAGVPVAGSDVALDHYDLGKVVTIDPNAFNGLPSAPPAGTVVHDQAGGANRYVIIDGAALPISASDWTEDGYNLRADYGLPTAWLQAAAQRTVSTGRVVMDQTGNDPSRYVIVNGAALHISGAEWTANGYNQQALMGVPTDWLAAAATRQVPNGSIVKEVSGADATVYVMAGGVAVPLTNADFTGFGYDQRPLLGTPGQWLASAAAKAAPANGTMVRSLADATVWEIVNGKKRAMAATEFGAGKRSFDDVVGVGSAFIAKFPTA